A DNA window from Prosthecobacter debontii contains the following coding sequences:
- a CDS encoding nucleoside monophosphate kinase, with protein sequence MHPTPAEPSPVKSTAPADLEIKDAQIIFSQVWKELEDEYGREKLRFPKELILLGGAPGAGKGTNTDFIRKLRGITAEPIVVSALLDSPEAKKLKSQGGMVGDREVVSILIRKLLEPEQQNGAILDGFPRTKVQVECLKLLFDEMMRLRRDFSETPEAFHFKQPIFHIMVLFVDESESIARQLKRGQEVLAHNEEVRRSGLGELWEERATDFDPALARNRYKVFKEKTYDALVSLKEIFHYHFINAQASLERVQENIVRELEYQSSLELDPRTFDLLRKLPLASEIVRHARQDLVRRLDSYKVEKPDLMNAVVTFIEEKMMPIIVRHAISGRADINSEDALFHDPQALAILIDVFSERGFHATVDLHHIEIPEKFDLQTGQIQCRKKKVFRFGIRFKGSEIRRG encoded by the coding sequence ATGCATCCCACCCCTGCCGAACCCTCACCCGTCAAATCCACCGCTCCGGCGGATCTGGAAATCAAGGATGCTCAGATCATCTTCAGCCAAGTCTGGAAAGAGCTGGAGGACGAATATGGACGCGAGAAACTGCGCTTCCCAAAAGAGCTCATTTTGCTCGGCGGTGCCCCCGGCGCGGGGAAAGGGACCAACACCGATTTCATTCGGAAACTCCGAGGCATCACGGCGGAACCCATCGTGGTGAGTGCGCTGCTCGACAGCCCTGAGGCTAAAAAACTCAAGTCCCAAGGCGGCATGGTGGGAGATCGAGAAGTGGTCAGCATTCTCATCCGCAAGCTGCTGGAACCTGAGCAACAGAATGGTGCCATCCTGGATGGATTCCCTCGCACCAAGGTTCAGGTGGAGTGTCTGAAATTGCTCTTCGATGAAATGATGCGGCTGCGCCGCGACTTCTCCGAAACCCCCGAAGCCTTCCATTTCAAGCAGCCCATCTTTCACATCATGGTGCTGTTCGTGGATGAGAGCGAAAGCATCGCTCGACAGCTCAAGCGCGGTCAGGAAGTGCTGGCTCACAATGAAGAGGTGCGCCGCTCCGGTCTAGGTGAACTCTGGGAGGAACGAGCGACGGACTTTGATCCCGCTCTGGCACGGAATCGTTACAAGGTCTTCAAAGAAAAGACCTATGATGCCTTGGTTTCCCTGAAGGAGATCTTCCACTATCACTTCATCAATGCCCAGGCCTCGCTGGAGCGGGTGCAGGAAAACATCGTTCGCGAACTCGAATACCAGAGCTCCCTTGAACTGGATCCCCGCACCTTCGACCTTCTGCGCAAGCTGCCGCTGGCCAGCGAGATCGTCCGTCATGCTCGCCAGGATCTGGTGCGGCGGTTGGATAGCTACAAGGTTGAGAAACCTGACCTGATGAACGCCGTGGTGACCTTCATCGAAGAAAAGATGATGCCCATCATCGTTCGCCACGCCATCTCAGGCCGGGCGGATATCAATTCGGAAGATGCTCTCTTTCACGATCCTCAGGCCCTGGCGATTTTGATCGATGTCTTCTCCGAGCGCGGTTTCCACGCAACCGTGGATCTCCATCACATTGAGATCC
- a CDS encoding DUF7133 domain-containing protein: protein MRFIASFFMLITLASMVRAESVSLFDGKTLDGWDYDPSIWRVEDGMITGGSTTEKIKQNYFICTNRSYQNFDLKMKIKCSGDPTTGLINSGIQIRSLRVPGGHHMSGYQVDCGQGWFGKIYDEFRRNKVIAEPLDEAALDKAVDVYGWNEYRIRAEGTRIQVWINDVAAIDYTETDSNIALDGQIGPQVHSGGACLVQVKDITLEELPPTSQAPTWKSLGGVEGARKLVAPPLTPKPQASSAQPKRDISYNNIQGTPRTAQEQRKLFHLPEGYDIELVVQESDGLGKFVSVYFDQRGRMWTQTALEYPVDANENPAAAEAVYEGRGKDKVLVYPREALNQKIPSTGLTDPTIFAEGLAIPLGILPWGNGDTCYIQHGHDLKLFKDTNGDGQADTHEVVLTGFGVQDSHLFPHQFTRAPGGWIWMAQGLFNNSQVHKPGSNEIVDYPKCGMARMRPDGSQFEVTSVGPNNIWGLAITGEGEAFIQEANDYGYPIMPFHEYAYYPGGMEALKKSYQPAFPPQAEFRMGGTGLSGLALIESGPLRDAKAAHIMAVANPITSKVQTLAMHRDGAYWKLEQLPDLITCDDPFFRPVGLTNGPDGCIYIVDWYNKIISHNEVPRSHPDRDKTRGRIWRIVPKKASRPIPDFTQLSTDALIPMLGQKPIGRMHMAWQTLADRKALPATHWAVSDYAAPAATRQIREYAGELTEENMIKLLAFAKPSLPGPLAPSSRSKQLLPIREAYDREFERFLVRMFLEKQPDVVAAFLDSEAASKVPLEARLLAALALEPKASAARVARLLPLLDRSPNEEELLRLAQFPHEEGVAQALRQLLTQPKSQAVVAEKLLAQRTKLDPSQLAPFLTDAAHAMLQSKEARSLALQLISGFQLQGLEDELITWVKSAPDVPLLHTLRDLRSTEVKLFAKLAQEPPDSALRDAAVEALAASSSEEAGAQFLSLYPALTPAQRRGALKALSSSKSGAKTVVQGLLDETLPQSDLEGSTVERLAIVLGDDPLVTQLQKKLGGVFRDVLLLDGRDTAWVDSQIHLEGPFTVEAWVRLSPGISNEDSLLGSQGQIDLNFFRSQFRVWIGGGVNDIVTSKKPMTPDLWTHLAVTRDAEGVFRLYQNGELDATSSRRHTGRFENCKIGWSGPHQGTSGVITEFRVWKSARSATEIRSTFDRSLEADDGHIAYPTSKSRFSLGARLAKTLDTPPLLTEEQAQALETKFAKYSALTTQGNAQAGKALSALCLACHQIGNTGGQIGPNLSGAGAMGLEAVLRNILTPNAAMEPGYRIFRMEMTNGDLLDAFYVNEDTQAYVVRQPGMADRRIPKTGVRHTQFIRRSLMPEGLLDGLQDQQVADLLAYLMTLKG, encoded by the coding sequence ATGCGCTTCATCGCTTCTTTTTTCATGCTCATCACTCTCGCCTCCATGGTGAGAGCCGAGAGCGTTTCTCTCTTTGATGGGAAAACCCTCGACGGTTGGGATTACGACCCCAGCATCTGGCGTGTGGAAGATGGCATGATCACAGGCGGGTCCACCACGGAAAAGATCAAGCAGAACTACTTCATCTGCACGAACCGGAGTTATCAAAACTTCGATCTCAAAATGAAGATCAAATGCAGTGGTGACCCAACCACGGGCCTGATCAACAGCGGCATCCAGATCCGCAGTCTGCGGGTACCAGGAGGGCATCACATGAGTGGGTATCAAGTGGACTGCGGCCAAGGCTGGTTTGGCAAGATCTACGATGAGTTTCGTCGAAACAAAGTCATTGCCGAACCTCTCGATGAAGCCGCTTTGGACAAGGCTGTGGATGTCTATGGCTGGAATGAATATCGCATCCGCGCGGAAGGCACACGCATCCAAGTCTGGATCAATGATGTGGCGGCCATTGATTACACGGAAACGGATTCGAACATCGCTCTCGATGGTCAGATCGGTCCTCAGGTTCATAGTGGCGGTGCCTGTTTGGTGCAGGTGAAAGACATCACACTGGAGGAACTACCACCGACTTCCCAAGCGCCCACGTGGAAATCCCTCGGTGGGGTTGAAGGCGCACGCAAGCTGGTCGCGCCACCACTAACACCAAAGCCGCAAGCCAGCAGCGCGCAGCCCAAACGAGACATCAGTTACAACAACATTCAAGGCACCCCTAGAACGGCCCAAGAACAACGGAAGCTCTTCCATCTCCCTGAAGGTTACGACATCGAACTGGTTGTTCAGGAGAGCGACGGACTGGGCAAATTCGTCAGTGTTTACTTTGACCAACGTGGGCGGATGTGGACGCAGACAGCCCTCGAGTATCCCGTGGATGCCAATGAAAACCCAGCGGCTGCTGAAGCCGTTTATGAGGGGCGCGGGAAGGACAAAGTCCTCGTTTATCCACGTGAGGCCTTGAACCAAAAGATTCCCTCAACTGGACTGACCGATCCGACGATCTTTGCCGAGGGTCTCGCCATCCCGCTCGGCATTCTGCCCTGGGGGAACGGGGACACGTGTTACATCCAGCACGGCCATGATCTCAAGCTCTTCAAAGACACGAATGGGGATGGTCAAGCCGACACTCATGAGGTGGTCCTAACAGGTTTCGGGGTGCAAGACTCCCATCTCTTCCCGCATCAATTCACCCGCGCCCCAGGTGGCTGGATCTGGATGGCTCAGGGCTTGTTCAATAACAGCCAGGTCCATAAACCCGGCAGCAATGAGATCGTGGATTACCCCAAGTGCGGCATGGCCCGCATGCGACCTGACGGCAGCCAATTCGAAGTCACCAGCGTGGGACCTAACAACATTTGGGGCTTAGCGATCACTGGCGAAGGCGAAGCGTTCATCCAGGAGGCCAACGACTATGGCTATCCCATCATGCCTTTCCATGAATACGCCTATTACCCAGGTGGGATGGAAGCCCTCAAAAAGAGCTACCAACCAGCGTTCCCCCCTCAAGCTGAGTTCCGCATGGGCGGCACTGGACTGAGTGGCCTAGCTCTGATTGAAAGCGGTCCCCTCCGAGATGCCAAGGCCGCCCATATCATGGCCGTGGCCAATCCGATCACCTCCAAGGTCCAAACTCTCGCCATGCATCGTGATGGTGCGTATTGGAAGCTCGAACAACTCCCCGACCTCATCACCTGCGATGATCCCTTTTTCCGCCCCGTGGGACTCACCAACGGCCCCGATGGCTGCATCTACATCGTGGATTGGTATAACAAAATCATCTCCCACAACGAAGTTCCCCGCTCGCACCCTGACCGGGACAAGACCCGAGGCCGCATCTGGAGGATCGTCCCGAAAAAAGCCTCAAGGCCCATCCCCGACTTCACTCAACTCAGCACCGATGCACTCATCCCGATGCTCGGACAAAAGCCCATTGGTCGAATGCACATGGCTTGGCAGACGTTAGCGGATCGAAAAGCATTGCCCGCCACTCATTGGGCTGTGTCTGACTATGCGGCTCCTGCCGCTACACGTCAGATCCGAGAGTATGCTGGCGAGCTTACTGAGGAAAACATGATCAAGCTTCTCGCCTTCGCCAAGCCTAGCCTCCCCGGCCCCTTAGCGCCCTCCTCACGCAGCAAGCAGTTACTGCCCATCCGTGAGGCTTATGATCGGGAGTTCGAACGTTTCCTTGTCCGCATGTTCTTGGAGAAACAGCCGGATGTCGTCGCTGCGTTTCTCGACTCAGAGGCGGCTTCGAAAGTCCCCCTTGAAGCACGTTTACTTGCGGCGTTAGCGCTTGAACCCAAAGCCAGCGCTGCACGCGTTGCGCGTCTCCTCCCGCTCTTGGATCGTTCCCCCAATGAAGAAGAACTCTTGCGTCTCGCTCAATTTCCCCATGAGGAAGGGGTGGCTCAGGCTTTGAGGCAACTTCTCACGCAGCCAAAATCGCAAGCAGTGGTGGCTGAAAAACTCCTGGCTCAACGCACCAAGTTAGACCCTTCTCAACTCGCGCCTTTTTTGACGGATGCCGCTCACGCCATGCTCCAGTCCAAAGAGGCTCGGTCCTTAGCTCTTCAACTCATCAGCGGTTTTCAGCTTCAGGGGCTTGAAGACGAATTGATCACCTGGGTCAAAAGCGCACCTGACGTCCCCCTGCTCCACACGCTGAGAGACCTTCGCAGCACCGAAGTCAAACTGTTTGCCAAGCTGGCTCAAGAGCCCCCAGACTCCGCCCTTCGGGACGCTGCCGTCGAGGCCTTGGCGGCCTCTAGTTCAGAAGAAGCAGGTGCGCAATTTTTGTCACTCTATCCTGCGTTAACGCCTGCTCAACGCCGAGGTGCCCTCAAAGCGCTTTCCAGTTCGAAATCGGGCGCGAAGACCGTGGTTCAAGGTCTCTTGGACGAGACACTTCCTCAGTCTGACCTTGAGGGTTCCACGGTTGAACGTCTGGCCATTGTGCTGGGAGATGATCCCCTCGTGACTCAGTTGCAGAAGAAGTTAGGCGGCGTGTTTCGGGACGTCTTGCTGCTGGATGGTCGCGATACCGCTTGGGTGGATAGCCAGATCCATCTTGAAGGCCCGTTTACCGTCGAAGCCTGGGTGCGTTTGTCCCCCGGCATCAGCAATGAAGACAGCCTTCTGGGCAGCCAAGGACAGATCGATCTCAATTTCTTCCGCTCCCAATTCCGGGTCTGGATCGGAGGGGGTGTGAACGACATCGTCACCTCGAAGAAACCGATGACGCCCGATCTCTGGACCCATCTAGCCGTGACTCGAGATGCGGAGGGTGTGTTCCGCCTCTATCAAAACGGTGAATTGGATGCCACCAGTTCCCGTCGGCACACCGGCCGTTTCGAAAACTGCAAGATCGGCTGGAGCGGCCCCCATCAAGGCACCTCGGGTGTGATCACTGAGTTTCGCGTTTGGAAGTCGGCTCGAAGTGCCACCGAGATTCGATCGACCTTTGATCGCTCTCTCGAAGCTGACGATGGCCACATCGCTTATCCGACCTCCAAGAGTCGCTTTAGCCTCGGTGCACGCCTCGCCAAAACGCTCGATACACCGCCCCTCCTGACTGAAGAACAAGCGCAGGCCTTGGAAACGAAGTTTGCCAAATACTCCGCTCTTACGACTCAAGGTAATGCCCAAGCTGGGAAGGCCCTCTCGGCCCTGTGCCTAGCCTGCCATCAGATCGGTAACACCGGAGGCCAGATCGGCCCCAACCTCAGCGGTGCTGGGGCCATGGGACTGGAGGCGGTGCTGCGCAATATCCTCACCCCCAATGCGGCCATGGAACCCGGTTATCGCATCTTCCGAATGGAGATGACCAATGGCGATCTGCTGGATGCCTTTTACGTCAATGAAGACACCCAGGCCTATGTGGTGCGTCAGCCTGGAATGGCAGATCGTCGCATCCCTAAAACCGGCGTGCGTCATACCCAATTCATCCGCCGCAGCCTCATGCCCGAAGGACTTCTGGATGGCCTACAGGACCAACAAGTGGCGGATTTGTTAGCGTATCTCATGACGCTGAAGGGCTAG
- a CDS encoding phosphatase PAP2 family protein: MIAKLPSLLLTQIKRWHQEPLIPGALLLLAAGSLAFIDLAESVWEEEQHSYDQKILLAMREPGDPADPIGPKWLEEMGRDVTALGGFALLTGLTVASVGLMLLLGRARLALLTAVAITSGMMLSSGLKNLFDRPRPDLVPHGVWVSSASFPSGHAMMSALVYLTLGVLLARTQSSVRVRLYIITLSVVITLGVGISRVYLGVHWPTDVLAGWIVGGLWALTFGLLALLLKPKSKESENLE, translated from the coding sequence ATGATTGCTAAGCTTCCCTCTTTGTTACTGACTCAAATCAAACGATGGCATCAAGAGCCTCTCATCCCTGGGGCGTTGTTGCTCCTCGCGGCAGGGTCACTTGCCTTTATCGATCTGGCTGAGAGTGTCTGGGAAGAGGAACAGCATAGCTATGATCAAAAGATTCTCTTGGCCATGCGTGAGCCGGGTGATCCAGCCGACCCCATCGGCCCCAAATGGCTGGAGGAGATGGGACGGGATGTCACGGCTTTGGGTGGGTTTGCTCTGCTCACAGGGCTAACCGTCGCCTCGGTGGGCCTGATGCTGCTGTTAGGAAGGGCTCGACTGGCACTGCTGACAGCCGTGGCCATCACCAGTGGCATGATGCTTTCCAGCGGCTTGAAAAACTTGTTTGATCGTCCGCGTCCAGACCTCGTTCCTCACGGTGTTTGGGTATCGAGCGCGAGCTTTCCCAGCGGTCATGCGATGATGTCAGCTCTCGTTTACCTGACGTTGGGGGTGCTGCTGGCACGGACACAGTCTTCGGTTCGGGTGCGGCTTTATATCATCACATTATCGGTCGTCATCACCCTCGGGGTGGGGATCAGTCGCGTTTATCTCGGGGTACATTGGCCCACGGATGTGCTGGCGGGTTGGATCGTGGGTGGTTTGTGGGCACTGACGTTTGGACTTCTCGCATTGCTGTTAAAACCCAAATCCAAAGAGTCTGAAAACCTCGAATGA
- a CDS encoding AraC family transcriptional regulator produces the protein MTTPPPALIETTCDGPKTTRWVLEAADHPALSTHRIARLGIDEAVAPYTRVRLNPSGSFIMICLRGHAQVLLDGRWHRIGPGTVCMAPPRVPNAFQALPGKVWQFLWVRYEEPAFVTPLVSAASPVRLKLDASQLERIWLGLRTEWESTRDAKALHHWLELLQHHTRRMAEPWRRDERLRRLWEEVESRLAEDWTLASLAHAAHVSEEHFRRLCWKELGRSPMAHLTALRIRSAQNLLSNTHDKQEVIAQQVGYRSPIAFSRAFRRWAGCLPSDYRNRG, from the coding sequence ATGACCACGCCCCCTCCAGCTTTGATCGAAACCACCTGCGATGGTCCCAAGACCACACGCTGGGTCCTCGAGGCTGCCGATCACCCTGCCCTGAGCACGCACCGCATTGCCCGTCTTGGCATTGACGAGGCCGTGGCCCCTTACACTCGAGTGCGGCTCAATCCCAGCGGCAGCTTCATTATGATCTGCCTCCGCGGCCACGCCCAGGTCCTCCTGGATGGCCGCTGGCATCGTATCGGCCCAGGCACCGTCTGCATGGCTCCCCCACGAGTTCCCAACGCCTTCCAGGCACTGCCCGGCAAAGTCTGGCAGTTTCTCTGGGTGCGGTATGAGGAACCAGCATTCGTCACCCCCTTAGTCAGTGCAGCATCTCCCGTTCGCTTAAAGCTGGATGCCTCTCAACTGGAGCGCATTTGGTTAGGCTTACGCACCGAATGGGAAAGCACACGCGATGCGAAGGCCTTGCACCACTGGCTCGAACTTCTCCAGCATCATACCCGCCGCATGGCCGAACCCTGGCGACGCGATGAACGTCTGCGCCGACTCTGGGAAGAGGTGGAGTCACGCTTGGCAGAAGACTGGACCCTCGCCTCCCTGGCCCATGCTGCGCATGTCAGTGAAGAGCACTTCCGTCGGCTCTGCTGGAAAGAACTCGGTCGCAGTCCCATGGCCCATCTCACTGCCTTGCGCATTCGCTCCGCGCAGAACCTGCTTAGCAACACCCACGACAAGCAGGAAGTCATCGCTCAGCAGGTTGGCTATCGCAGCCCCATCGCCTTCTCCCGGGCTTTTCGTCGCTGGGCGGGCTGTCTCCCTTCGGATTATCGCAACCGAGGCTGA
- a CDS encoding LutC/YkgG family protein, producing the protein MSRTTILHAVRQAQDVRAHRHPPHEVKTTPSFDLNTTPSLAEFIATLDLIGAQVIRGRSFSEAAAWLSENVPAQASTASRVVELPGTVDLSAIHDPHLLDGIHTAILPARFGVCENGAVWLDETELGPHRVLPFIAEHLFLVLKARELVSTMHQAYQRIGSIETGFGLFLAGPSKTADIEQCLVIGAHGARGATVFILD; encoded by the coding sequence ATGAGTCGAACCACCATTCTCCATGCCGTGCGTCAGGCTCAAGATGTGAGGGCACACCGCCATCCTCCTCATGAGGTCAAGACGACTCCAAGCTTTGATCTCAACACTACCCCCTCCTTAGCTGAATTCATCGCCACACTGGATCTGATCGGCGCTCAAGTCATCCGAGGTCGCAGCTTCTCCGAAGCCGCCGCGTGGCTGAGTGAAAACGTGCCTGCGCAGGCCTCCACCGCCTCACGAGTGGTCGAGCTTCCCGGCACCGTGGATCTCTCTGCCATCCACGATCCGCACCTGCTGGATGGCATTCATACGGCGATCCTCCCGGCACGCTTTGGCGTGTGTGAAAATGGAGCGGTCTGGCTGGATGAAACGGAGCTCGGCCCGCATCGTGTTCTCCCCTTCATCGCCGAGCACCTCTTCCTTGTTTTAAAGGCACGGGAACTTGTTTCCACCATGCACCAAGCTTACCAACGCATCGGCTCCATCGAGACGGGCTTCGGCCTGTTCCTGGCAGGTCCATCGAAGACCGCCGATATCGAACAATGCCTCGTCATCGGTGCCCATGGCGCACGCGGGGCCACGGTTTTCATCCTCGATTGA
- a CDS encoding lactate utilization protein B: MNHPSAARDFLRDPERAAWHDQTLWMVRSKRDRMAARVPEWEQLREAASQIKKHTLAHLADYLEEFADKAEANGIHVHWAADGDEHNRIVHSILKRHHVNKLVKSKSMLTEECHLNPYLQQHGIEVIDTDLGERIVQLQQKSPSHIVMPAIHLKRAEVGEVFHEHLGTSAGLDDAQQLTEAARQHLRSHFLTADAALTGVNFAVAETGGFVVCTNEGNADMGAHLAPVHIACMGIEKIIPKQKDLGVFLRLLARSATGQPSTVFSSHFLKPRLGQEMHLVLVDNGRSRQLARPDFHQSLACIRCAACFNTCPVYRRSGGYSYSYFIAGPIGSILAPNVDKAAHSSMPFASTLCGSCSNVCPVKIDIHTQLLKWRQEISQAGLQPAWKTLSMQVMAWIIQRPLLFRFSGWLARKGLPLANLLKLDPWTQHRDLPEPPQESFRHWYNNQSNKTPVNSENRVNPVPKGPTPTP; this comes from the coding sequence ATGAATCATCCTTCCGCAGCCCGAGATTTCCTGCGCGATCCTGAGCGTGCGGCGTGGCATGATCAGACGCTGTGGATGGTGCGGAGCAAGCGTGACCGCATGGCTGCGCGAGTTCCAGAATGGGAGCAGCTCCGCGAAGCGGCCTCGCAGATCAAAAAACACACGCTGGCTCATCTCGCGGATTACTTGGAAGAGTTTGCCGACAAAGCCGAAGCCAACGGCATTCACGTGCATTGGGCTGCGGATGGGGATGAGCATAATCGCATCGTCCACAGCATCCTGAAGCGACACCACGTAAACAAGCTCGTGAAGAGCAAATCCATGCTCACGGAGGAATGCCACCTCAATCCCTACCTTCAGCAGCATGGCATCGAGGTGATTGATACCGATCTGGGCGAGCGCATCGTGCAGCTTCAGCAGAAATCACCGAGCCACATCGTCATGCCCGCCATTCATTTGAAGCGGGCCGAGGTAGGGGAAGTTTTTCATGAGCATCTAGGCACCTCCGCAGGCCTCGATGATGCCCAGCAACTCACCGAAGCCGCGCGCCAGCATTTGCGCAGTCACTTCCTCACGGCCGATGCAGCGCTGACGGGCGTGAACTTTGCCGTGGCGGAAACAGGCGGCTTTGTGGTCTGCACCAATGAAGGCAATGCCGATATGGGAGCGCATCTCGCCCCGGTCCACATCGCCTGCATGGGCATCGAAAAGATCATCCCCAAACAAAAAGACCTGGGTGTGTTTCTCCGCCTGCTTGCACGCAGTGCCACCGGTCAACCCAGCACCGTCTTCAGTTCGCATTTCCTCAAGCCTCGTCTGGGTCAGGAAATGCATCTGGTGCTGGTGGACAACGGACGCAGCCGACAGCTCGCACGCCCCGACTTTCACCAATCCCTGGCCTGCATTCGTTGTGCGGCTTGTTTCAATACCTGCCCGGTGTATCGGCGCAGTGGCGGTTACAGTTACAGCTACTTCATCGCCGGCCCGATCGGCAGCATCCTCGCGCCGAATGTGGATAAAGCCGCCCACAGCAGCATGCCCTTTGCCTCAACCCTCTGCGGTTCATGCTCGAATGTCTGCCCGGTCAAAATTGACATCCACACGCAACTCCTGAAATGGCGGCAGGAGATCAGCCAAGCCGGGCTCCAGCCTGCGTGGAAAACCCTGTCCATGCAGGTCATGGCGTGGATCATCCAACGCCCGCTTCTCTTCCGCTTCAGCGGCTGGCTAGCCCGCAAGGGACTCCCGCTCGCCAACCTGCTGAAGCTGGACCCCTGGACTCAACACCGAGATCTTCCCGAGCCACCTCAAGAGTCTTTCAGGCACTGGTATAACAACCAATCGAACAAGACTCCTGTTAATTCTGAAAATCGTGTTAATCCTGTCCCAAAAGGACCCACGCCCACCCCATGA
- a CDS encoding (Fe-S)-binding protein — MTLGLFIPCYIDQLYPQVGKATWKLLTELGYQVAVPERPSCCGQPMANSGYAHLGAGCVTDFALEYARFDHIVSPSGSCVLHLKERLEAQHSPLAHRVHELCEFLHDIVQVKSLPTRFPHRVGLHQSCHGLRGLGLGRASECIVPAFSKPAQLLQMVSELELVPLDRCDECCGFGGTFSVFESDVSTSMGRDRIHDHIRNGAEVITSADMSCLMHLGGLLAREAPQVKVMHIAEILAGTECLSHLS; from the coding sequence ATGACTCTGGGCCTGTTCATTCCCTGCTACATTGACCAACTCTACCCGCAAGTGGGTAAGGCCACATGGAAGCTGTTGACGGAGCTCGGTTATCAAGTGGCCGTGCCAGAACGCCCGTCATGCTGTGGGCAACCGATGGCCAACTCCGGCTATGCTCACCTGGGGGCGGGCTGCGTCACGGACTTCGCCCTGGAGTATGCTCGATTCGATCACATCGTCAGCCCATCGGGCAGTTGTGTGCTGCACCTCAAAGAGAGGCTGGAAGCGCAGCACTCTCCCCTCGCTCATCGGGTGCATGAGCTGTGTGAGTTCCTGCATGACATCGTCCAAGTGAAGTCTCTACCCACACGCTTTCCTCATCGGGTTGGTTTGCATCAGAGCTGCCATGGCCTGCGCGGGCTGGGGCTTGGGCGAGCCAGTGAGTGCATAGTGCCTGCCTTCTCCAAACCCGCACAGCTTCTCCAAATGGTGTCTGAGTTGGAACTCGTGCCGCTGGATCGCTGCGATGAATGCTGTGGCTTTGGCGGCACTTTCTCAGTCTTTGAAAGCGATGTCTCTACGTCCATGGGCCGCGACCGCATCCACGATCACATCCGCAACGGTGCCGAGGTCATCACCAGTGCCGACATGTCCTGCCTCATGCACCTCGGTGGACTGCTAGCCCGCGAAGCTCCACAGGTGAAAGTGATGCACATCGCGGAAATCTTGGCAGGCACGGAATGCTTATCTCACCTCTCTTAG
- a CDS encoding MFS transporter, with the protein MFPYLAQLRTLPRPFWILIGATFVNRFGLFVWPFLTIFITRNGNTATEAGLAVAAYSTGSFGAAILGGWLADRLGRNITLALASFGSAVCMMTLSQASDWRVLSVIAFATGLIGESGQPAGSALIQDLVPTDKRVLAFAVHRFAVNLGWSVGPAVAGLLAESSFFWLFVVDAATSAFFGMIAWTSLPRGRRTEAHKAGWRPALVSIRQNPSFLALAAACLCVAWVFRQTSTSFPLHFERSGLPMTWCGLVLAMNGLMICLLEIPLASFTRVWPVKTMLGLGYVLMGGAFLFFQVGGSLLIFIVMMIVFTLGEMCSFSRQQAYAASLAPEDMRGRYAGFLSFAWSAGGIVTSVLSMQLYEINPGWLWFITAGLGITAALLISRSGRSEQT; encoded by the coding sequence ATGTTCCCCTATCTCGCGCAACTTCGCACCTTACCCAGGCCTTTTTGGATTCTCATCGGGGCCACCTTCGTGAATCGGTTCGGGCTTTTCGTCTGGCCCTTCCTCACCATCTTCATCACCCGCAATGGCAACACCGCCACCGAAGCGGGTCTAGCAGTCGCGGCTTACTCCACCGGCTCTTTTGGGGCCGCTATTCTCGGAGGATGGCTGGCTGACCGTCTCGGGCGCAACATCACGCTCGCCTTAGCCTCCTTCGGCAGCGCCGTCTGCATGATGACCTTGTCTCAAGCCAGCGATTGGAGGGTGCTGTCGGTCATCGCTTTCGCCACCGGTCTCATCGGCGAATCCGGACAACCTGCGGGTAGTGCCTTGATTCAAGACCTCGTCCCCACAGACAAACGCGTTTTGGCCTTTGCTGTGCATCGCTTCGCCGTGAATCTCGGCTGGTCCGTAGGCCCTGCTGTGGCGGGTTTACTCGCCGAGAGTTCGTTTTTCTGGCTCTTCGTCGTGGATGCCGCCACCTCGGCTTTCTTCGGCATGATCGCCTGGACGAGCCTTCCTCGTGGTAGGCGCACAGAAGCCCATAAGGCGGGCTGGAGACCTGCCCTGGTCTCCATTCGGCAAAATCCATCCTTTCTCGCCTTAGCCGCCGCGTGCCTCTGTGTCGCGTGGGTCTTCAGACAAACCTCCACCAGCTTCCCGCTGCACTTTGAGCGTAGCGGTTTACCCATGACGTGGTGCGGGCTCGTGCTGGCCATGAATGGCCTCATGATCTGTCTGCTGGAAATCCCTCTCGCCTCCTTCACGCGAGTCTGGCCCGTGAAGACGATGCTCGGCCTCGGCTATGTGCTCATGGGGGGCGCGTTTCTGTTTTTCCAGGTGGGAGGCAGCTTACTGATCTTCATCGTCATGATGATCGTCTTCACGCTGGGGGAAATGTGCTCCTTCTCCCGCCAGCAAGCTTATGCAGCCAGCCTCGCCCCTGAAGATATGCGGGGACGGTATGCGGGCTTCTTGAGCTTTGCGTGGTCAGCGGGTGGCATCGTCACCTCGGTGCTATCCATGCAGCTTTATGAAATCAATCCTGGTTGGCTTTGGTTCATCACCGCAGGTCTTGGCATCACGGCCGCACTGCTCATCTCCCGATCCGGTCGTTCAGAGCAAACTTGA